The Fodinibius saliphilus genomic interval GCATTTGAACAACAGATCATATCGACTAAAGGTTTAAGCATTGGTTTTCCAGCCCGCAGAGCTATGAAGTCGCCAACAGTTGTTGCATCTGGTATAAATGTAGCGTTAAATAGTGGTGAAATAGTATGCTTGCTGGGTCCCAACGGTTCGGGTAAGTCAACACTTATCAGAACGTTGACAGGCTTACATTACCCACTTGGAGGGACAGTAGAACTGGAAAATAAAAAGTTGAAATCGTTCTCTACCAAGCAGATTGCTAGAAAAGTGAGTACAGTACTTACTGATCGGCTAACAATCGGTAATTTAAGTGTCTATGAACTGGTTTCCTTTGGAAGGTCACCTTATACCGGCTGGTTTGGCTCACTTAGCCAGCAAGATGAAGAAGTCGTGCAATGGGCTATAGAATCAACAGGAATTGGACAGTTTGTTAATCGGGATGTCTTGCGCTTGAGTGATGGGGAACGCCAAAAAGTAATGATTGCTCGCGCACTGGCACAAAATACCTCGGCCATTATGCTCGATGAACCAACTGCACATCTGGACCTACCTAATAGGGTAGAGATTATTAGACTCCTGCGGGAGTTGGCTCACGATACCCAAAAAGGGATTTTACTGTCTACTCATGAGCTGGATTTAGCCTTAAAGGCTGCCGATACCTTATGGCTTATTGATATGAATGGGAATGTGGTAACAGGTACTCCAGAGGACCTGGTATTGGATGGTACTTTTGAGTCTGTATTTGAACGGGACAGTTTCGAATTCGATCGTAGTACAGGATCCTTTAAATTGCTTCACCCTAAAAAAGCGCCTGTTTACTTGCATGGTGATGCTGTAGGACAGTTTTGGACACGGCGAGCCCTGGAACGATCAGGATACCAAGTCAAAGAGTCGAACGGTACTGATATTCAAGTAGAAGTGAAGCGTTTAAAAGATGATTTCAAGTGGACGCTCCGTTGTTGTGAAGATCAGTTTGAATGTGATTCAATTGAGGAGGTATTGGAGCAGTTGTTTCAATATTGCTAGAAACCCTAGCTAATATTTTAAAATTATAATGGGTAATACGTTTTTATTTTCTCATTAAAGCTTATACCTTTAAGCGCTCTTTGAAATAGTGATTCGGTTCCCCATTAATACTGGGGTGAAAAGGGAATTTCGTGCACGAGCATATCGCTTGGAAATCGAAAGCTGTACCCGCAACTGTAATTCCGTATAACACTGTCGCATATCTTTGTGCCACTATTAGCCATTTGGCAAATGGGAAGGCCCGACAGTTGGAAAAGCCAGGAGACCTGCCAATCTATTCTATTTCGAGGAACTTTCGGGAGTTAAAGTTTCTACGAGGATTTTATGATAAAACTATATATTCGCTATAGCACAGCTATATGTTGTTGTGCCCTTTTTCTTACACACAATCTTACGTACGGACAAACAGTAAGTGATACGCTTCAATTTGATGAGATTGAAGTGGTAGCTACCCGTATCTATCAGCCACTGAACTATCAGCCTACGAATGTTGAGGTAATAGATTCAGTACAGCTTCAGATGTTAAAGACATTATCAGTTGCTGAAGTATTAGCAGCAGAATCCTCCCTAGTGATAAAAGACTATGGACCCGGAGGTATGGCTACAGCTTCACAACGGGGGCTCTCGTCTGAGCAAATACAGGTATTGTGGGAAGGAATTCCAATCAATAGCCCAATGCAGGGACAGACTGATCTGTCACTTTTACCGGCCAGTTTCTTTTCTAATGTGCAAGTTAGTTCTGGTACCCCCAGTACCGCTTTTGGTGGAGGAAGTCTGTCAGGTGCATTATATCTTGGATCTGATTGGAAGCAGAAAAGCTACGTTACCATGCACCAAGGCATAGGCTCCTATGGTCAGTGGCAAACATCGCTGCAAGGTAAATATAGCTCATCAACTGGTACTTATGTGGCATATCGTGGGCTGTACGACTATGGGGAAAATGATTTTAAGTATTTTAGTCGAGCCTACAACACGATTGAACAGCGTGAGCACAACCGAAGCAAGCGTTATAGCATGATGGCTTCGGTAGGTAGAAAAAACAAAAAAGAACGATGGAAGACGACTTTCTGGATTTCAGATAGTGAAAATCAGATTCCCGGAGATATACTTAGCACAGATCCCCAAGCTCAACAAAATGATAAGTCTATGCGATGGTTGAGCTTGTATAATGTAGATTGGGGCAAGACAGATATATCATTTAAAAATTATATGGAACGAGTAGAACTAAACTACTTTGATCCGAGTATTGGTACTCACAGTTTAAGTACTATAAAACGGTGGATGGTTAGTTCTACTGCTACTCATCCTGTAAGCAAACACCTTTTTTTAAAGGGAGAGATAAGCGGTGAGCTGACTGGCGTTGAGACGAATAACTATAACAACATACGGAATCGCCGGCAGTTTAGTGCTTTGGCTAATCCTGAATTTATATTGGCGGATGAATATTTGCGTGTTTATCCGGCGTTACGTTTAGATATTTATAGCGATTTTGGAACGATAGTCAGTCCTTCCTTAGGTGTTAACTATGAGCTTTTTGAAGAGCGATTATTTATTCGCGGGCAACTTAGTAGAGACTTTAACCCTCCTTCATTTAATGCTCTTTATTGGGGAGAAGTAGGAGATCCCAACCTAAAGCCAGAGCTCAGCAATAGTGCTGAGCTGGGTCTTTCGTTAAGTGAAACCCCTTTTATAGGGATAACCACTTTCGACCTAACGGGTTATTTCAGTAAAGTTGATAATGGAATTCGCTGGTATCCCGGTGGATCCGGGCAGTGGGCTCCCAGTAATGTTGAACAGGTTACTACAAAAGGGATAGAAGCTCATCTAAAGAATACTTTTCTGCGGGGAAATCTATGGTCTTTAAAAGTAGCTCAAAAAGGAATATTAACAGATACTGAGATTTCAGAAGCTCGGTTCCCCGGAGACCAAGGGGTGGGTAATCAAGTTCGGCTTGTGCCCAAATGGAAATATAATGCCTCTATTACAATTAAACGAGACTATGTAACTACTGTCTTGAAATACCGATGGATCAGCAGGAGATATTTAACAGAAAATGAAAATATCAATAATTCATTGGACCCTTATCAAGTGGTTGATGCTCATGTACAGTTCAAAAAAGCATATCAAAACTTTGATCTTGAGGTACAAGCTGTTGCCAAAAATATTCTTGGAGAGGAATATGAAATCATTAGCTGGTACCCCATGCCAAAACGGAATTTTAATTTTTCAATAACTGCAACTTATAATTTCTAACATAATAACGATGAAAAAACGATACTCTTTATTTCTCTTGTCACTGGTAATTTTAATCGTATCCTGCGACAAAGATAATGATAACAACCCCGCTCCACTTGAGGATTCTGCAGCATATGTGGTTAATGAGGGTAACTTTAGTGATGCAAATGGATCAATTACAAGCTATAGTCCTGAATCCGGAAGTACCATCTTGCAAGCCTTTGATAAGGAAAATGGCCGTCCATTGGCAGGTTATTTACAGACCTCTAAAAAGGTAGATGAACGCATTTATATTGTATCTAATAAGGCCGACAAAATCGAAATTATTGACTATAAGACCTTAGAAAGCAAAGGAACCATAGATTCTTTTGAAAAAGCACCTACTGCTATTGAAATAGTTGATGGAGTTGCATTTGTAGGAACAGCAGATTTTAAAGGCGCTACAGATTCACTTAGAATGTTTGACTTGGCATCTTTTGAGAAAAAAGAAGCAGCAATAGAAGTCGGAAATACTCCCCGTGATATAGAAAGAGTAGGAGACAACCTTTATGTCAGTAATAATGGCTTCGGATATGGTAATACCGTTTCAGTTATCGACCTTTCATCCAATGAGGTTATTGAGACCATTACTGTTGGTGCCGGTCCTAATGAGTTGATTGTAGATAACGAAGAACGAGTCTGGGTCGTTTGCAATGGAAGAAAATCTTATTCTGAAGGAAGTTCTGATGTTCCTGGCAGTGTCTATATTATCGATGGGAATTCTGCAACTGTAATCGACTCTATTACCGAAGGTATTACTTTAGGTGCTCAATCTTACCAAGAGAGATTGGTTCTGAATTCCGAGAAGGCAGAAGCATATCTTCTTAACAACGGTATTAGCGTCATTGACATGAACTCTTATACTATTAAAAAGAATATTGTTAATGAGTCATTTTACGCGATCGGTTATTTCCCACTGCAACAGAGTATTTATGTAGGTAAAAGCAATGGAACTTCTCAGCCTGGAAAGGGATATGTATATGACCTGGAAGGTGCGCCCGTGGATTCTTTTAATGTAGGTATTATCCCCCATAAGTTTCACTTTACTAGCAACTGATACCCTATAAAGAGAGGCGTATAATCGGACTCCCCTAAGGTCCGATTGTTGAGCCGTATAATTCTGGATGGGTTCGCCTGTTCAGGATTATTTTTTAGATAGTTGCAGTTGAAAATAATTGCTATCAGATTAAGATCTGAGTCACACAAAAAGGATAACTTAGCATATATAACATGATACACTTAATTACCGGTGGCCAGAGATCCGGGAAAAGCAGCAGGGCTCAAGAGTTTGCTCTTTCATTGACCGACAGTCCCGTTTATGTGGCTACGGCTCGTGTTTGGGACGAAGATTTTGAACAGCGCGTAGAGCGCCATAAGGATGATCGCGATGAGCGGTGGAATACCCTTGAAGTGGAAAAAGCGCTCGGAGATATCAAAGTTGAGAGAAGAGTTGTGGTTGTTGATTGTATTACGCTCTGGCTTACTAACTTTTTTATGGATACCGACCAAGATGTCGATCGGTCTATGGAGTTGGCCAAGGATGAACTTGAAAAATTATTTGAAAAGGATTGTACCCTTATTTTGGTCACTAACGAAATTGGTATGGGTACACATGCTCACACCGAAAGTGGCCGAAAATTTGCTGACATGCAGGGCTGGATGAATCAGTTTATTGCTGAACGGGCTGACAATGTTACTCTCATGGTCTCAGGTATTCCGGTAGAAATAAAAGGATAAGCATATAACTGTGTGTTTTCCTATGAAAGTTATCTTAAATGTAGGATTACTTTTTTTTAAAACTGTATTTATATAGATGAAAGAATTTAATATATCAGCAGTAAACAAAAATTTAGAAGAACCCTTACAGCATAAAATTGATAATAAGACCAAACCCGTAGGAGCACTGGGCAGCTTAGAAGATATTGCTCTTAAAATTGGACTTATACAGCAGGATCTCGAACCCCAGCTTAAAAATCCACTTTTAGCTGTATTTGCCGGTGATCACGGTATTGCTGCCGAAGGAATAGTGAATGCATATCCTCAAGAAGTAACGGCACAGATGGTGCTAAATATGGTTGGGGGTGGGGCGGCCGTAAACGTATTTTGTGCTACACACAATATCGCTACAAAAATTATTGATGCAGGTGTGGCAGCAGAATTGCCATCCAGCGAAAAGTTAATAGATCGAAAAATTGCCGCCGGTACCCAGAATTATAGTCATACTCCCGCTATGTCTGCTAAAGAGTGTAATAATGCTATTGAAGCAGGGTCCGAACTTGTTAGCCAATGGCATAATAGAGGAACCAATATTATTGGCTTTGGCGAAATGGGTATTGGCAATACCTCTTCTGCCTCTATTATCACCAGTATACTAACAGGTTACTCTATTGATGCATGTACGGGTAAAGGAACGGGGCTTGATGAAGAGGAGGTAAGCCAGAAGGCCACAATACTTGCAAAGGCCATTGAAGCCCATGATATTGATGCCGATCCGTTTTCTGTGTTACAAACATTTGGTGGATTTGAAATTGCCATGATTGTCGGGGGCATACTGCAGGCTGCAGAGCACCAGATGATTATTTTAGTAGATGGTTTTATTGCTACAGCCGCTTTTATGGTAGCTTGTGAGTTGTATTCCAAAGTACGTGATTTTGCTATTTTCACTCATACATCCGACGAGCAGGCACATCGTATTCAGCTGGATTATCTGCAGGCAGAACCGCTGTTGCAGTTAGGAATGCGACTGGGGGAAGGTACCGGCGCGGCAATGGCATATCCCATTATAGAATCTGCTGTTAACTTCTTAAATAATATGGCATCCTTCAAAGATGCTGCCGTATCAAAAGGAGATAATTAATGAAAAGAGAACTACAGGTATTTCTGACGGCTGTAATGTTTTTCACTAAAATTCCGTGTCCCCAATGGGTAGACCATTCTCCGGAGTTTTTGAATGAAAGTGCCCGCTATTTTTCTCTGGTGGGTATTATTGTAGGCAGCGTAGGGGCAGCAGTATTTTGGGGATTTAACTTCCTCTTTCCACAAACGATTGCCGTATTGCTAAGTATGTTGGCAACAATATGGGTGACCGGGGCTTTTCATGAAGATGGGTTGGCCGATATGTTTGATGGTTTTGGTGGAGGGTGGACCCAGGAGCAAATCCTCAGTATTATGAAAGATTCACGCATTGGTACCTTCGGCGTTGCTGGTCTGACTGGCATTCTTGCATTGAAGTTTCTGAGCCTTAACGAATTGCCTCCTTTGGCTATCCCTTTTCTTCTTATTGCTGGACATGCTGCTAGTCGATTTTTTGCTACTACTCTTATTATGACGCATGATTATGTTCGGGGCGAACCCTCCAAAGCCAAGCCGGTAGCCCAAAAAATGTCCCCATTTTCCATAATTTTAAGCGCCGTATTTGGATTGCTGCCACTGTTTTTGATACCACACTCATGGATTTGGCTTAGCCTTATTCCCATGATTAGTGTATTGGCTTATCTGGGTTGGTTTTTCAACAAATGGATTGGCGGTCATACCGGCGATTGCAGTGGGGCCACACAACAACTTCTTGAAGTAACTTTTTACCTTTCAGCAGTAATTATATGGACATTTATTTAATTCGACACACGACACCGGATATCGAAGAAGGCATTTGTTACGGGCAAAAAGATATTGGTTTAGCCGTTGATTATGCAAATGAAGTAAATATTCTAAAGAGAAAGCTTCCAAAGGGCTACCATAATTTTACTACTTATAGCAGTTCTCTTGAACGGTGTAAAAAATTAGCTGACGAACTAGCTACGAAAGAGCCTATCACAGATGATCGCCTGATGGAACTCAATTTTGGGGATTGGGAAGGTCGGAAATGGGATAATATAAGCCAGAATGAACTGGGTGAATGGATGGAAAACTTTGTTGAGGTCGTATGCCCCGGTGGAGAATCGTATCGGCAGTTACATAACCGGGTAGAAGCATGGTGGAAGGAGCAATTAGAGGGGAAAGACGATCAGTTGCTTGTGATAACGCATGGAGGGGTTATTCGCTGTCTCCTAAGTTTGGTGTTAGGTATTCCATTGGGAAATAGTTTTCAACTGACCATAGATTACGGAGGCGTTTCTAAAATATCTCGTCGTCATAATAGAAACTCAGTAAGATTTATCAACAGATGAAAAGAGCATTGTTCAATTGGAGCGGAGGAAAAGACTCCTCCTTTGCTTTACATCGTGTACTGCAGGATGGTAACTATGAAATTGCGGGATTGCTTACGAGTTTCAATAAGGCTAATAAAAGAGTGTCTATGCACGGCATTCATCAAAAGCTGGTTGAAGAACAAGCTCGGCAAATCGGCCTGCCGTTATATCCACTGATGCTACCGCAGGATTTAGGGATGGACAAGTATAATGCATATATGGAGCAAAAACTCTTGAGTTATAAAAAGAACGGGATCAATGTCGGAGTTTTTGGGGATATCTTTTTGGAAGACCTCAAAAATTATCGAGAGAAACAGCTTAAAAGTATTGGAATGGAAGCACATTTCCCGTTATGGAAAAAATCAACTGCAGAGCTATCACAAAAGTTCATTGACGATGGATTCAAAGCAATTGTCGTGTCTGTCAGCGGAGAGAAATTAGACAAGTCTTTTGTAGGGCGGATTTATGATGAGTCTTTTATCGGGGCGTTGCCAATAGGAGTCGATCCCTGTGGAGAAAATGGAGAATTTCATACCTTTGTTTTTGATGGCCCTATCTTTAAAGATGCTGTGCCTTTTACGATAGGGGAGACCATAAAACGATCTTATGAACTACCTAATGATGATGACTCTCACTGTTTTCAGGATGATGCTGCTCCGCCTGATGAATGCATTTACTGGTTCATGGATTTACAAGTGCCGGAAAAGAAGACACATTAATAGAATAGAAGCTATTAATCATTCAAAAGGCTAGTAGTAGAGTCTTCTTCAACAATGGAGTAAAAGATCTTTTTACCCTTATATTACTAGTAGTAGATAACTTATTTAATGCTTGAGTGATGAGGAGTTCTGTATTTTCTAGCACAGACCACTATTTTGATGAAAAGCTCGTTTTTATACAAATATTAAAAAATATTAATATTAATAAACGAACTTGATCCAATTAGCAGGGTATGAGGTGGGTTTTTTTATAGTTCTTAAAAAGTTATCCACAGGATGTGGATTTCTTATGACAAAATTGAGATAAAAATAGTCCGGGTTACTAAATGTATTGTGGATAACTTTAACCTTTTGTGGAAAAGTAATTAGCTAATTTACTTGCTCCAAAAAGCTAGTCCTTTATATTTAACTGATGGAGAGTGGCGATTTTTTTTAGTGCATTTAAAGCCTTCCATACTAGTCAAAATAATTTGTAAGTAACCGGAGAATATTTATGAAATTTACACGCTTTTATACTCAGGAAGAGTGGGATAGCCCTTTTGGAGATATGAAGTTTGAGAGTCGTAAATCGGAGATCAAAAATCCCGACGGCTCAATGGTCTTTTCAATGGACGAATTAATTGTACCGGCTTCTTGGTCGCAGGTGTCAACAGATGTTATTGCCCAGAAGTATTTTAGAAAAGCCGGTGTTCCTAAGAAAACGAAAAAAGTCAAAGAAAAAGGAGTGCCTAAATGGCTTCAGCGTTCTGAGGCGGATGAAGAGGCAATGAAAGATATTGATGAAGAGGAACGATATGGCGGAGAGTTTGACAGTCGCCAGGTGTTTCATCGATTGGCTGGTTGCTGGACCTACTGGGGATGGAAGCATGATTATTTCGATTCAGAAGAACAGGCTAAAGTATTTTATGATGAGCTTTGCTATATGCTGGCAAACCAGATGGCAGCTCCAAATAGTCCACAATGGTTTAATA includes:
- a CDS encoding ABC transporter ATP-binding protein — translated: MKSPTVVASGINVALNSGEIVCLLGPNGSGKSTLIRTLTGLHYPLGGTVELENKKLKSFSTKQIARKVSTVLTDRLTIGNLSVYELVSFGRSPYTGWFGSLSQQDEEVVQWAIESTGIGQFVNRDVLRLSDGERQKVMIARALAQNTSAIMLDEPTAHLDLPNRVEIIRLLRELAHDTQKGILLSTHELDLALKAADTLWLIDMNGNVVTGTPEDLVLDGTFESVFERDSFEFDRSTGSFKLLHPKKAPVYLHGDAVGQFWTRRALERSGYQVKESNGTDIQVEVKRLKDDFKWTLRCCEDQFECDSIEEVLEQLFQYC
- a CDS encoding TonB-dependent receptor plug domain-containing protein; the protein is MIKLYIRYSTAICCCALFLTHNLTYGQTVSDTLQFDEIEVVATRIYQPLNYQPTNVEVIDSVQLQMLKTLSVAEVLAAESSLVIKDYGPGGMATASQRGLSSEQIQVLWEGIPINSPMQGQTDLSLLPASFFSNVQVSSGTPSTAFGGGSLSGALYLGSDWKQKSYVTMHQGIGSYGQWQTSLQGKYSSSTGTYVAYRGLYDYGENDFKYFSRAYNTIEQREHNRSKRYSMMASVGRKNKKERWKTTFWISDSENQIPGDILSTDPQAQQNDKSMRWLSLYNVDWGKTDISFKNYMERVELNYFDPSIGTHSLSTIKRWMVSSTATHPVSKHLFLKGEISGELTGVETNNYNNIRNRRQFSALANPEFILADEYLRVYPALRLDIYSDFGTIVSPSLGVNYELFEERLFIRGQLSRDFNPPSFNALYWGEVGDPNLKPELSNSAELGLSLSETPFIGITTFDLTGYFSKVDNGIRWYPGGSGQWAPSNVEQVTTKGIEAHLKNTFLRGNLWSLKVAQKGILTDTEISEARFPGDQGVGNQVRLVPKWKYNASITIKRDYVTTVLKYRWISRRYLTENENINNSLDPYQVVDAHVQFKKAYQNFDLEVQAVAKNILGEEYEIISWYPMPKRNFNFSITATYNF
- a CDS encoding YncE family protein, which translates into the protein MKKRYSLFLLSLVILIVSCDKDNDNNPAPLEDSAAYVVNEGNFSDANGSITSYSPESGSTILQAFDKENGRPLAGYLQTSKKVDERIYIVSNKADKIEIIDYKTLESKGTIDSFEKAPTAIEIVDGVAFVGTADFKGATDSLRMFDLASFEKKEAAIEVGNTPRDIERVGDNLYVSNNGFGYGNTVSVIDLSSNEVIETITVGAGPNELIVDNEERVWVVCNGRKSYSEGSSDVPGSVYIIDGNSATVIDSITEGITLGAQSYQERLVLNSEKAEAYLLNNGISVIDMNSYTIKKNIVNESFYAIGYFPLQQSIYVGKSNGTSQPGKGYVYDLEGAPVDSFNVGIIPHKFHFTSN
- a CDS encoding bifunctional adenosylcobinamide kinase/adenosylcobinamide-phosphate guanylyltransferase translates to MIHLITGGQRSGKSSRAQEFALSLTDSPVYVATARVWDEDFEQRVERHKDDRDERWNTLEVEKALGDIKVERRVVVVDCITLWLTNFFMDTDQDVDRSMELAKDELEKLFEKDCTLILVTNEIGMGTHAHTESGRKFADMQGWMNQFIAERADNVTLMVSGIPVEIKG
- the cobT gene encoding nicotinate-nucleotide--dimethylbenzimidazole phosphoribosyltransferase; this encodes MKEFNISAVNKNLEEPLQHKIDNKTKPVGALGSLEDIALKIGLIQQDLEPQLKNPLLAVFAGDHGIAAEGIVNAYPQEVTAQMVLNMVGGGAAVNVFCATHNIATKIIDAGVAAELPSSEKLIDRKIAAGTQNYSHTPAMSAKECNNAIEAGSELVSQWHNRGTNIIGFGEMGIGNTSSASIITSILTGYSIDACTGKGTGLDEEEVSQKATILAKAIEAHDIDADPFSVLQTFGGFEIAMIVGGILQAAEHQMIILVDGFIATAAFMVACELYSKVRDFAIFTHTSDEQAHRIQLDYLQAEPLLQLGMRLGEGTGAAMAYPIIESAVNFLNNMASFKDAAVSKGDN
- a CDS encoding adenosylcobinamide-GDP ribazoletransferase gives rise to the protein MKRELQVFLTAVMFFTKIPCPQWVDHSPEFLNESARYFSLVGIIVGSVGAAVFWGFNFLFPQTIAVLLSMLATIWVTGAFHEDGLADMFDGFGGGWTQEQILSIMKDSRIGTFGVAGLTGILALKFLSLNELPPLAIPFLLIAGHAASRFFATTLIMTHDYVRGEPSKAKPVAQKMSPFSIILSAVFGLLPLFLIPHSWIWLSLIPMISVLAYLGWFFNKWIGGHTGDCSGATQQLLEVTFYLSAVIIWTFI
- the cobC gene encoding alpha-ribazole phosphatase yields the protein MDIYLIRHTTPDIEEGICYGQKDIGLAVDYANEVNILKRKLPKGYHNFTTYSSSLERCKKLADELATKEPITDDRLMELNFGDWEGRKWDNISQNELGEWMENFVEVVCPGGESYRQLHNRVEAWWKEQLEGKDDQLLVITHGGVIRCLLSLVLGIPLGNSFQLTIDYGGVSKISRRHNRNSVRFINR
- a CDS encoding diphthine--ammonia ligase, giving the protein MKRALFNWSGGKDSSFALHRVLQDGNYEIAGLLTSFNKANKRVSMHGIHQKLVEEQARQIGLPLYPLMLPQDLGMDKYNAYMEQKLLSYKKNGINVGVFGDIFLEDLKNYREKQLKSIGMEAHFPLWKKSTAELSQKFIDDGFKAIVVSVSGEKLDKSFVGRIYDESFIGALPIGVDPCGENGEFHTFVFDGPIFKDAVPFTIGETIKRSYELPNDDDSHCFQDDAAPPDECIYWFMDLQVPEKKTH